A part of Halomarina litorea genomic DNA contains:
- a CDS encoding AAA family ATPase — MELTVKGALGSTAAGEADVAAGTIRALGVEDGESVRLESDGAVAVATARVGAGATTGEGVARLPRALRRTLDVGVGDTVTVRRADPATAERVTLSLPAAASESAAFDLKDALVGRAVVAGQTLALGRDAGGAGGGGHTADADHAVPVHVAETAPEGPVVVRDWSAIRLSGTATDGPGTVPLDRARAIGYDDVGGQTDAVASLREFVELPLAHPEVFRALDVDPPNGVLLHGPSGTGKTRLVEALGNEAGVPVVRITGAEVVSADAGDADPVGAALAEATEAAPAVLFLDDLDALDEHRGERGRRRVARLVSLLDDRETDDRVAVVGATDRLDAVDPDLRRAGRFDREVPVPVPDRSGRRAVLDVLTRDVPLADDVDLDRVAGRTHGFVGADLERLVREAALRTVRRHGLGPDAERPVEAATLADLTVDATDLDDALTSVDPSALREVFVEVPDVTWDDVGGLEETTSRLRETVQWPLAYPDAFERVSLRPSKGVLLYGPPGTGKTLLAKVVANESDANFISVKGPEVLDKFVGESEKGVREVFEKARANAPTVVFFDEIDALAAERGGGAADSGVSERVVSQLLTELDGLEELEDVVVVATTNRRDLLDDALLRPGRFDRHVHVGTPDETARREILTVHTRDRPLADDVDLDGLAARTEGYVGADLEAVCREAAATAVREFVHDGGHVEDIHLTADHFEAGLAAVRDDRDGAVPSGGDPTDDTRRDD, encoded by the coding sequence ATGGAGTTGACCGTCAAGGGTGCGCTGGGGTCGACCGCCGCCGGCGAGGCCGACGTCGCCGCCGGGACGATACGAGCGCTCGGTGTCGAGGACGGCGAGTCGGTTCGGCTCGAATCCGACGGTGCCGTCGCCGTCGCGACGGCCCGCGTGGGGGCGGGCGCGACCACCGGCGAGGGCGTCGCCCGCCTCCCGCGTGCGCTCCGCCGGACGCTCGACGTGGGTGTCGGCGACACCGTGACGGTCCGGCGCGCCGACCCGGCCACCGCCGAGCGGGTGACCCTCTCGCTCCCGGCGGCCGCCTCCGAGTCCGCGGCGTTCGACCTCAAGGACGCGCTGGTCGGGCGGGCAGTCGTCGCCGGACAGACCCTCGCGCTCGGACGGGACGCCGGCGGGGCGGGGGGCGGCGGCCACACCGCGGACGCGGACCACGCCGTCCCGGTCCACGTGGCGGAGACGGCCCCCGAGGGGCCGGTCGTCGTCCGCGATTGGTCCGCCATCCGCCTCTCGGGGACGGCCACGGACGGCCCCGGAACCGTCCCGCTCGACCGGGCACGGGCGATCGGGTACGACGACGTGGGCGGGCAGACGGACGCCGTCGCCAGCCTCCGGGAGTTCGTCGAACTCCCCCTCGCGCACCCGGAGGTGTTCCGCGCGCTGGACGTCGACCCCCCGAACGGCGTCCTGTTGCACGGCCCGTCGGGGACCGGCAAGACCCGTCTGGTCGAGGCGCTCGGGAACGAGGCGGGGGTGCCGGTCGTCCGCATCACCGGCGCGGAGGTGGTCTCAGCCGATGCCGGCGACGCCGACCCCGTCGGGGCGGCGCTCGCCGAGGCGACCGAGGCGGCCCCCGCGGTGCTCTTCCTCGACGACCTCGACGCGCTGGACGAACACCGGGGGGAACGGGGTCGCCGTCGCGTCGCCCGCCTCGTGTCGCTGCTCGACGACCGCGAGACGGACGACCGGGTCGCCGTCGTCGGGGCGACCGACCGACTGGATGCCGTCGACCCGGACCTGCGGCGGGCCGGTCGCTTCGACCGCGAGGTGCCGGTGCCGGTCCCCGACCGGAGCGGCCGCCGTGCGGTACTCGACGTGCTGACGCGGGACGTCCCGCTGGCCGACGACGTCGACCTGGACCGCGTGGCGGGGCGCACTCACGGGTTCGTCGGGGCCGACCTCGAACGACTGGTCCGGGAGGCGGCGCTGCGGACGGTGCGGCGACACGGCCTCGGCCCGGACGCCGAGCGACCCGTCGAGGCCGCGACGCTGGCGGACCTCACGGTCGACGCGACGGACCTGGACGACGCCCTGACGAGCGTCGACCCGTCGGCGCTGCGGGAGGTGTTCGTGGAGGTGCCCGACGTGACGTGGGACGACGTCGGCGGCCTCGAGGAGACGACGTCCCGCCTGCGCGAGACGGTCCAGTGGCCCCTCGCGTACCCCGACGCCTTCGAGCGCGTCTCGTTGCGCCCGAGCAAGGGCGTGCTCCTCTACGGCCCGCCGGGAACCGGCAAGACCCTCCTCGCCAAAGTCGTCGCCAACGAGTCCGACGCGAACTTCATCTCGGTGAAGGGCCCCGAGGTGCTCGACAAGTTCGTCGGCGAGTCCGAGAAAGGGGTCCGCGAGGTGTTCGAGAAGGCCCGCGCGAACGCCCCCACCGTCGTCTTCTTCGACGAAATCGACGCCCTCGCCGCAGAACGCGGGGGCGGGGCCGCCGACAGCGGCGTCTCCGAGCGAGTCGTCTCGCAGTTGTTGACGGAACTCGACGGCCTGGAGGAACTGGAGGACGTGGTGGTCGTGGCCACGACCAACCGTCGTGACCTCCTGGACGACGCCCTCCTCCGGCCGGGCCGCTTCGACCGCCACGTCCACGTCGGGACGCCGGACGAGACCGCCCGCCGCGAAATTCTGACCGTCCACACCCGCGACCGACCCCTCGCAGACGACGTCGATCTCGACGGACTGGCGGCCCGCACGGAGGGCTACGTCGGCGCGGACCTCGAAGCGGTCTGCCGAGAGGCCGCCGCGACCGCCGTCCGCGAGTTCGTTCACGACGGCGGCCACGTCGAGGACATCCACCTCACCGCAGACCACTTCGAGGCGGGACTCGCCGCGGTGCGGGACGACCGCGACGGGGCCGTCCCGTCCGGCGGGGACCCGACCGACGACACGCGCCGCGACGACTGA
- a CDS encoding ABC transporter ATP-binding protein — protein sequence MGVSDLTVAYGDVTAVEGVSLDVAEGEFVTVIGPSGCGKTSLLRAVGGLEAPTEGSVRVAGDPPERAQERGNVGFVFQRHTLLPWKSALGNVTFLRRLAGKEPRPEAARALLDRVGLGGFEDARPDELSGGMRQRVAIARALHLDADVLLMDEPFGELDELTRETMGIEVRRVWREAEKTVVFVTHSIPEAVLLGDRCVVVRGQPGRVVGAFDVDLPRPRDRAVLDSAAFRERVATVRSALTGREDGGEEAPVR from the coding sequence ATCGGTGTGTCCGACCTCACGGTCGCCTACGGCGACGTGACGGCGGTCGAGGGGGTCTCCCTCGACGTGGCCGAGGGGGAGTTCGTGACCGTCATCGGTCCCTCCGGCTGTGGCAAGACGTCGCTGTTGCGGGCGGTGGGAGGCCTCGAAGCGCCGACCGAGGGGTCGGTCCGGGTGGCGGGCGACCCTCCCGAACGGGCACAGGAGCGCGGGAACGTCGGGTTCGTCTTCCAGCGTCACACCCTGCTCCCGTGGAAGAGCGCACTGGGGAACGTCACCTTCCTCCGGCGACTGGCGGGGAAGGAGCCGCGACCGGAGGCGGCCCGCGCCCTGCTCGACCGGGTCGGCCTCGGCGGGTTCGAGGACGCCCGCCCCGACGAACTCTCGGGCGGGATGCGCCAGCGGGTCGCAATCGCCCGGGCGCTCCACTTAGACGCCGACGTGCTCCTGATGGACGAACCGTTCGGCGAACTCGACGAACTCACCCGCGAGACGATGGGCATCGAGGTGCGCCGGGTCTGGCGCGAGGCGGAGAAGACCGTCGTGTTCGTCACCCACAGCATCCCCGAGGCCGTCCTGCTCGGCGACCGGTGTGTCGTCGTCCGGGGACAGCCGGGACGGGTCGTCGGCGCGTTCGACGTGGACCTGCCGCGCCCGCGGGACCGCGCGGTCCTCGACTCCGCGGCGTTCCGCGAGCGGGTGGCGACGGTCCGCTCGGCGCTCACGGGCCGCGAGGACGGCGGCGAGGAGGCCCCGGTTCGATGA
- a CDS encoding ABC transporter permease → MSVAERVPAPSLTLPGAALLTAVACWWAATVTFALPAYVLPSPVAVAARLLDSPGLYATNALATARRVLLGGSVGVLVGASLAVLVVHVPVARRALVPYLVAARVLPKIAVAPVLLIYLGTGATTGLVFVALVTFFPMVVSTVAGLERPPATHHDLFDSVDAGPLRTFLHLRVPHALPDAFAGLKQATTLAVVGSVVAEWVVSTEGLGALILFALEDVQTDVLLAALVVLFALGLALYGLVALLERHVLWAYGHARRSRA, encoded by the coding sequence ATGAGCGTCGCCGAGCGCGTCCCCGCACCGAGCCTGACGCTCCCCGGCGCGGCCCTCCTCACGGCCGTCGCCTGCTGGTGGGCGGCAACGGTCACCTTCGCGCTCCCGGCCTACGTCCTCCCCTCGCCGGTCGCCGTCGCCGCGCGCCTCCTCGACAGTCCGGGACTGTACGCGACGAACGCGCTCGCGACGGCCCGTCGCGTCCTCCTCGGGGGGAGCGTCGGCGTCCTCGTCGGGGCGAGCCTCGCGGTGCTCGTCGTCCACGTCCCGGTCGCCCGGCGGGCGCTGGTGCCGTACCTCGTCGCCGCGCGCGTCCTCCCGAAGATAGCCGTCGCGCCCGTGTTGCTCATCTACCTCGGGACGGGTGCGACGACGGGGCTGGTGTTCGTCGCGCTGGTCACGTTCTTCCCGATGGTCGTGAGCACCGTCGCGGGACTGGAGCGCCCGCCGGCGACCCACCACGACCTCTTCGACTCCGTCGACGCCGGCCCGCTTCGGACGTTCCTCCACCTCCGCGTTCCCCACGCCCTCCCCGACGCCTTCGCGGGGCTGAAGCAGGCGACGACGCTCGCCGTCGTCGGGAGCGTCGTCGCGGAGTGGGTCGTCTCCACGGAGGGCCTCGGCGCGCTGATCCTGTTCGCCCTGGAAGACGTCCAGACGGACGTGCTGCTGGCGGCGCTGGTCGTCCTGTTCGCCCTCGGACTCGCGCTGTACGGCCTCGTCGCCCTCCTCGAACGGCACGTCCTCTGGGCGTACGGGCACGCACGCCGCTCGCGGGCGTGA